Proteins co-encoded in one Mycobacterium mantenii genomic window:
- a CDS encoding acyl-CoA thioesterase II, translating to MLATLDLDRVDDDLFIGSHPSKNPMRTFGGQLMSQAFVASSRSLLREDLPPSALSVHFINGGDTARDIEFRVTRLRDERRFANRRVDAMQDGTLLCSALVSYMAGGRGLEHGIAPPEVAEPHTQPTIGELLRGYEETVPHFVKALQPIEWRYTNDPAWVMRTKGDRLPHNRVWVKALGEVPDDPMLHTATMVYSSDTTVLDSVITTHGLSWGFDRIFAASANHSIWFHRQVNFNDWVLYSTSSPVAADSRGLGTGHFFDRSGQPLATVVQEGVLKYFPSSSR from the coding sequence CTGCTGGCGACGCTCGACCTCGATCGCGTCGACGACGACCTGTTCATCGGGTCGCATCCCAGCAAGAACCCGATGCGAACCTTCGGTGGCCAGCTCATGTCGCAGGCGTTCGTCGCGAGCAGTCGCAGCCTCCTGCGCGAGGACCTGCCGCCGAGTGCGCTGTCGGTGCACTTCATCAACGGGGGAGACACCGCAAGGGACATCGAGTTCCGCGTGACGCGGTTGCGTGACGAGCGCCGGTTTGCCAATCGGCGGGTGGATGCGATGCAGGACGGCACGCTGCTGTGCTCGGCGCTGGTCTCCTATATGGCAGGTGGCCGCGGCCTGGAACACGGCATCGCGCCCCCGGAGGTGGCCGAGCCGCACACCCAGCCCACGATCGGCGAACTGCTGCGCGGCTACGAGGAGACCGTCCCTCACTTCGTCAAGGCCCTGCAGCCCATCGAATGGCGCTACACCAACGATCCGGCGTGGGTGATGCGCACGAAAGGCGACCGGCTTCCGCACAATCGGGTCTGGGTGAAGGCGCTGGGAGAAGTGCCCGACGACCCGATGTTGCACACGGCAACAATGGTCTATTCGTCGGATACGACGGTATTGGACTCGGTTATCACGACGCACGGTCTTTCCTGGGGATTCGACCGCATATTCGCCGCTTCAGCGAATCATTCCATTTGGTTTCACCGGCAGGTCAACTTCAACGACTGGGTGTTGTACTCCACATCGTCGCCGGTGGCGGCGGATTCGCGAGGGCTGGGTACCGGGCATTTCTTCGACCGGTCCGGGCAGCCGCTGGCCACCGTGGTCCAAGAGGGCGTCCTGAAGTATTTCCCATCTTCGAGCCGCTAA
- a CDS encoding bifunctional lysylphosphatidylglycerol flippase/synthetase MprF, with product MNGPVVDVTVARPRARERVVVSVDSLAVRLLGALAVFVAACWFIEILARHHRHPDWDYTDRLAWSLTVLVAVAWIARGIFLGRPVTTMHAVAAALFVLAGLGLHVLSFDLLGDLVIASSGMALMWPTTSYPRPGDLPRVWKLVNATGGDALAPFAMQTGKSYHFTADGTAALAYRTRMGIAVVSGDPIGDEAHFPELVADFAATCHAHGWRIAVVGCGERRLNLWNDSTVLGQSLRPIPIGRDVVVDVSSFDMVGRKFRNLRQAVKRTHNCGVTTEIVSEQELDDKLLAELTEVVRESSKGADADRGFHMNLDGVLEGRFPGIQLIIARDATGKVQAFHRYATAGGGSDITLDVPWRRRGAPNGLDERLSVDMIMAGKEVGAQRVSLAFAAFPEIFDDKNRGWMQRIFYGLTHVLDPLIALESLYRYVRKWHALDARRYALISMTQIVPLLFVLLSLEFMPRRRHL from the coding sequence GTGAACGGGCCAGTGGTGGACGTCACAGTAGCAAGACCCCGCGCGCGCGAACGCGTTGTCGTGTCGGTGGATTCACTGGCGGTCCGCCTGCTCGGCGCATTGGCGGTGTTCGTTGCGGCTTGCTGGTTCATCGAAATTCTCGCTCGGCACCACAGGCATCCGGACTGGGACTACACCGATCGGTTGGCCTGGTCGCTGACGGTTCTGGTGGCGGTGGCGTGGATAGCCCGCGGCATTTTCCTGGGCCGCCCGGTGACGACGATGCACGCGGTGGCCGCCGCCTTGTTCGTGCTGGCGGGATTGGGACTGCATGTGTTGTCCTTCGATCTGCTCGGTGACCTGGTGATCGCCAGTTCGGGCATGGCATTGATGTGGCCGACGACCTCGTATCCTCGGCCCGGCGACCTGCCGCGCGTGTGGAAACTGGTCAACGCAACCGGTGGCGACGCGCTGGCGCCGTTCGCCATGCAGACCGGCAAGAGCTATCACTTCACCGCCGATGGAACCGCGGCTCTGGCCTACCGGACGCGGATGGGAATCGCCGTGGTCAGCGGCGACCCGATCGGGGATGAGGCGCATTTCCCAGAACTGGTCGCCGATTTCGCCGCCACCTGCCACGCGCACGGATGGCGCATCGCCGTGGTGGGGTGCGGCGAGCGCCGGCTCAACCTGTGGAACGACTCGACCGTGTTGGGACAATCGTTGCGGCCCATACCGATTGGCCGCGATGTGGTCGTCGACGTGTCCAGCTTCGACATGGTCGGCCGCAAGTTCCGTAACCTGCGTCAGGCGGTGAAGCGCACCCACAACTGTGGTGTGACAACCGAAATCGTGTCCGAGCAGGAGCTCGACGACAAGCTGCTGGCCGAGCTGACCGAGGTGGTGCGGGAGTCATCCAAGGGGGCCGACGCCGATCGCGGATTCCACATGAACCTCGACGGCGTTCTGGAAGGCCGATTCCCCGGAATACAGCTCATCATCGCCAGGGATGCGACGGGCAAGGTCCAAGCGTTTCACCGCTACGCCACCGCGGGCGGCGGTAGCGACATCACCCTCGACGTGCCATGGCGCCGGCGCGGTGCTCCCAACGGGCTCGATGAGCGGCTCAGCGTCGACATGATCATGGCCGGCAAAGAGGTTGGGGCGCAGCGGGTATCGCTGGCGTTCGCCGCGTTCCCCGAGATTTTCGACGATAAGAACCGCGGTTGGATGCAGCGCATCTTCTACGGGTTGACCCACGTTCTGGACCCGTTGATCGCCCTGGAGTCGTTGTATCGGTACGTGCGTAAGTGGCATGCCCTTGACGCCCGGCGCTACGCGCTGATCTCCATGACTCAGATCGTCCCGCTATTGTTCGTGCTGTTGTCGCTGGAGTTCATGCCACGCCGGCGGCACCTCTGA
- the cydD gene encoding thiol reductant ABC exporter subunit CydD encodes MRRYLVAAVGCGVLISGCAIGSAIALAGIVARVVGDPSARSLHVWLRPLSILLALWIVRAVTQWLQARLGQRGASAVIADLSGQVLAAVTARQPGELAAQRDAAAVVVTRGLDGLRPYFTGYLPTLLLAAVLTPATVAVIAAYDVKSVLVVAITLPLIPIFMVLIGLATADRSAAALSAMTTLQARLLDLIAGIPTLRALGRSSGPEHRIAELAAAHRRSTMATLRIAFLSALVLELLATLGVALIAVGIGLRLVFGEMTLTAGLTVLLLAPDVYWPLRRVGVEFHASQDGKTAADAAFALIGEPTASKAKTRTVTARGARMRLDHLTVHGRDGEAPRDLSAVIVPGTVTVLTGRNGAGKSTTLQAIAGISVPSSGRVIVDGVDVADLEPNGWWAQLSWLPQRPVLVPGTVDDNLMLFGNLDDVEKACADSGFDVVLTGLPGGGATVLGRGGVGLSLGQRQRLGLARALGSTAGVLLLDEPTAHLDAATEQRVLRAIVERARAGATVIVVGHRAPVLAIGDQVVEVVAERGMRYAPA; translated from the coding sequence CTGCGCCGCTATCTGGTCGCCGCGGTGGGCTGCGGTGTGCTGATCTCCGGCTGCGCGATCGGCTCGGCGATCGCGTTGGCGGGCATCGTCGCCCGCGTGGTCGGCGATCCGTCGGCCCGGAGTCTGCACGTCTGGCTGAGGCCGTTGTCAATCCTGTTGGCGCTCTGGATCGTCCGCGCGGTGACGCAGTGGCTTCAGGCCCGGCTGGGCCAGCGGGGCGCCAGCGCCGTCATCGCCGACCTGTCGGGTCAGGTGCTGGCGGCAGTGACCGCCAGGCAGCCCGGTGAGCTCGCCGCGCAACGCGACGCCGCCGCCGTCGTGGTCACCCGCGGACTGGACGGCTTGCGCCCCTACTTCACCGGCTACCTGCCGACGTTGCTGCTCGCCGCCGTCCTGACCCCGGCCACGGTCGCCGTGATCGCGGCATACGACGTGAAATCGGTGCTGGTCGTGGCGATCACGCTGCCACTGATACCGATCTTCATGGTGCTGATCGGGCTGGCTACCGCTGACCGATCGGCGGCGGCGCTTTCCGCGATGACGACCCTGCAGGCCCGGTTGCTGGACCTGATCGCCGGCATCCCCACGCTGCGGGCGCTGGGGCGCAGCTCGGGCCCGGAACACCGCATCGCCGAACTGGCTGCCGCGCACCGGCGCTCGACCATGGCGACATTGCGGATCGCGTTCTTGTCGGCGTTGGTGCTGGAATTGCTGGCCACGCTGGGAGTGGCGTTGATCGCCGTCGGGATAGGCCTTCGTCTGGTGTTCGGTGAGATGACTTTGACCGCCGGTTTGACGGTCCTGTTGCTGGCGCCGGACGTGTACTGGCCGCTGCGCCGCGTCGGCGTGGAATTCCATGCCTCTCAGGACGGCAAGACCGCCGCCGATGCGGCGTTCGCCCTGATCGGCGAGCCGACCGCGTCGAAGGCCAAAACCCGGACGGTCACCGCGCGCGGTGCGCGGATGCGCCTTGACCACCTGACCGTGCATGGCCGCGACGGCGAGGCGCCACGTGATCTCAGCGCGGTCATCGTGCCCGGCACGGTGACGGTACTGACAGGGCGTAACGGCGCCGGCAAGAGCACCACCCTGCAGGCGATTGCCGGCATCAGCGTGCCTTCGTCGGGCCGGGTCATCGTGGACGGCGTGGACGTCGCCGACCTGGAGCCGAACGGGTGGTGGGCGCAGCTGTCCTGGCTGCCGCAACGCCCAGTGCTGGTGCCGGGCACCGTCGACGACAACCTGATGCTGTTCGGGAACCTCGACGACGTCGAAAAGGCTTGTGCTGATTCCGGATTCGACGTGGTCTTGACGGGGCTGCCCGGTGGGGGCGCAACCGTGCTGGGGCGCGGCGGTGTCGGGTTGTCGCTGGGACAACGGCAACGGCTGGGCCTCGCCCGAGCGCTCGGCTCGACGGCCGGCGTGCTGTTGCTCGACGAGCCGACCGCACACCTGGACGCGGCCACCGAGCAACGCGTCCTGCGGGCCATCGTCGAGCGAGCCCGGGCCGGTGCGACGGTGATCGTCGTCGGCCACCGTGCGCCGGTCCTGGCCATCGGCGACCAGGTCGTCGAGGTGGTCGCCGAGCGGGGGATGCGGTATGCCCCGGCCTGA